The stretch of DNA aatgtgatatttcaaaaattttagtGAAATGAAATCATCATATGTTGCATATTGTGTTAGACATtattaaaattcttttttataaataaaatactttggggtgaaaaaaaatagttgtTCATATTTTACAACAGATCATCAAAATGTTTAACTGttttagaaataatttttgaaCATTCAATTAACTGTTCTTTGGAAATACAAAGTGGAGGTGATAGACGGATAGTTTTTTTGTGAACAGGTTTGGTTAATAAtccattttcttttaattttaagcATATATCCCATACATTAACTAGATCAGTTTTAAATTCTATTGCACATAGCAATCCTTTTCCTCTAACATCAAAAACAATTTTACTTTCTTTTAGTTCTTCTTTTAAAGAGTTCAAGAAAAAGGGACCCAATTTTTCCGCATTTTCACATAATTTTCCATTTATGATAGCCTCCAATGATGCTATACATATTACAGAAGCCAATGGATTACCACCGTAAGTTGATCCATGTTCACCTGGTTTTAAAACAAGCATTATATCATCATTTGCTAAAACAGCTGATATAGGATAATATCCACCAGATAGAGCTTTTCCAAGTAAAACTATGTCTggttttatattaaaatgttCTGAACATAACATCTTACCTGTTCTCCCTAATCCTGTTTGAATTTCATCAGTTACAAATAATACGTTATACTTTTTACATAAATCATATACACCCTTTAAGTAATTTTCTGAAGGTATAATAACTCCTGCTTCCCCTTGAATAGGTTCAACAAAAAAGGCACACACATTTGGatcttttaattctttttctaat from Plasmodium relictum strain SGS1 genome assembly, chromosome: 11 encodes:
- the OAT gene encoding ornithine aminotransferase, putative, producing MDFLKELKTSQDYMKNELTFGAHNYFPIPVVLTRGEGVFVYDVEDRRYYDFLSSYSAVNQGHCHPHILNAMVKQAGKLTLCSRAFFSDNLGICERYLANLFDYDKVLMMNSGAEANETAYKLCRKWGYEIKKIPKNSAKIIVCNNNFSGRTLGCISASTDNTCTNNFGPFVPNFVKVPFDNLIELEKELKDPNVCAFFVEPIQGEAGVIIPSENYLKGVYDLCKKYNVLFVTDEIQTGLGRTGKMLCSEHFNIKPDIVLLGKALSGGYYPISAVLANDDIMLVLKPGEHGSTYGGNPLASVICIASLEAIINGKLCENAEKLGPFFLNSLKEELKESKIVFDVRGKGLLCAIEFKTDLVNVWDICLKLKENGLLTKPVHKKTIRLSPPLCISKEQLIECSKIISKTVKHFDDLL